In one window of Haemophilus parainfluenzae DNA:
- a CDS encoding transferrin-binding protein-like solute binding protein encodes MNKIKLSIIALSCVMALGACSSSSKGGTDNSEQLRQAETELNQRITEANKKAETATKKAEDSLKKAEESVKKADESVQKAEESIKKAEIAIKVAQSNGNQTEEEKKATEAAIKAAEAERKVAEEAKKVAEEAKKAAEERLKQLENLKADEKARIPLSDKIFGGINGEMKDAISGGVLASEGSDVNRPLTRDIRDLTIIDKSGKLVDIDILRRAGDIDPWTYEEYNDLYNLRKEGQTILSNSNFQASAFGTYFDNLSGNQYFFAQGLPTAIAQIPTTGLVEYKGGIAYQKDGSNSERSEMKATADFANKVIDINITEKANAVPGMNFGGKITGNSFSGEVNGIKTQGGFFGENAKEMTGLFINEADQSRGAFGGIKE; translated from the coding sequence ATGAACAAAATTAAACTTTCCATCATTGCGCTTTCATGTGTTATGGCATTAGGCGCTTGTTCTTCTAGCTCAAAAGGTGGTACAGATAATTCAGAGCAGCTTCGACAAGCTGAGACTGAATTAAATCAAAGAATCACGGAGGCGAATAAGAAAGCTGAAACTGCTACAAAAAAAGCCGAAGACTCTTTGAAAAAAGCAGAAGAGTCTGTGAAAAAAGCGGATGAGTCCGTGCAAAAAGCAGAGGAGTCTATAAAAAAAGCAGAAATAGCCATCAAGGTAGCTCAAAGCAATGGCAATCAAACTGAAGAAGAGAAAAAAGCAACTGAAGCCGCGATAAAAGCGGCTGAAGCAGAGAGAAAAGTAGCAGAGGAAGCCAAAAAAGTTGCAGAGGAAGCTAAAAAAGCTGCAGAGGAAAGATTAAAGCAACTAGAAAATCTAAAAGCTGATGAAAAGGCAAGAATTCCATTGAGTGATAAGATCTTTGGTGGCATTAATGGTGAGATGAAGGATGCTATTTCTGGGGGCGTTTTAGCCTCAGAAGGAAGCGATGTAAATCGTCCGTTAACTCGAGATATACGAGATCTGACAATAATTGATAAATCAGGTAAATTAGTTGACATTGATATCTTGAGAAGAGCCGGGGATATTGACCCATGGACTTATGAAGAATATAACGATTTATATAATCTTCGTAAAGAAGGACAAACTATTTTAAGTAATAGCAATTTTCAAGCTAGTGCATTTGGTACATATTTTGACAACTTAAGTGGTAATCAATATTTCTTTGCACAAGGCTTACCGACAGCTATAGCACAAATCCCAACAACAGGATTGGTGGAGTATAAAGGTGGTATAGCTTATCAAAAAGATGGAAGTAATAGTGAGCGTAGTGAAATGAAAGCTACAGCTGATTTTGCTAATAAAGTCATTGACATTAATATTACGGAAAAAGCTAATGCCGTACCAGGTATGAATTTTGGTGGTAAAATCACAGGTAATAGCTTTTCAGGTGAAGTAAATGGTATCAAAACCCAAGGTGGTTTCTTTGGTGAAAATGCCAAGGAAATGACAGGGTTATTTATTAATGAAGCAGATCAATCTCGTGGAGCATTCGGTGGCATTAAAGAATGA
- the mltF gene encoding membrane-bound lytic murein transglycosylase MltF, with the protein MKGLFLRIIAAFALLLWAIDMVFPWQKIMQSEQNPYAAIKNRGSLIVGTINNPIYYFIGNEGESGLEYELAKNFADYLGVRLQIKTLENNDQLFNELENNNIDIAAANLLFQPQRAEKFQLGPSYTSASWQLVYKKGENRPKDLAQVQQEIIISAGEDLEKLLSQAQKKHPALKWQNNKQLTQEELLIQVAEGKIPYTIANSIDVAAAQQIRPNLAIAFDLTDEMTVHWYLSNKSYNELQAGLLDFMNNAIETGLIDRIEEKYFRHITTFDYVDTQAYLEAVEKILPQYQPLFEKYKGNLDWRLLAAIAYQESHWDPYATSPTGVRGMMMLTKDTAARMNINNRTDAEQSIKAGSEYLHWLLNQMPDSISEEDRIWYSLAAYNMGLGHILDARRLTKKLGGNPDNWLDVKNNLQLLSEKRHYSNLKYGYARGYEAYQYVENIRRYMNSIMNYHRVQENQATATE; encoded by the coding sequence TTGAAAGGTTTATTTCTACGTATTATTGCTGCTTTTGCATTATTACTTTGGGCCATTGATATGGTGTTCCCTTGGCAAAAAATTATGCAGTCAGAGCAAAACCCTTATGCTGCGATCAAAAACCGCGGTAGCCTTATTGTTGGCACCATTAACAATCCCATTTACTATTTTATTGGGAATGAAGGTGAATCTGGCTTGGAATACGAATTAGCAAAAAACTTTGCTGATTACTTAGGGGTTCGCTTACAAATTAAAACCTTAGAAAATAACGATCAACTTTTTAACGAATTAGAGAACAACAATATTGATATTGCAGCTGCGAATCTTTTGTTCCAGCCTCAACGTGCAGAAAAATTTCAGTTAGGACCCTCTTATACTTCTGCCTCTTGGCAGCTTGTGTATAAAAAAGGGGAAAATCGCCCGAAAGATTTGGCTCAAGTCCAGCAAGAAATTATTATTTCTGCGGGAGAAGACTTAGAAAAATTACTATCTCAAGCACAGAAAAAACACCCTGCACTCAAATGGCAGAATAACAAGCAATTGACTCAAGAGGAATTATTGATTCAAGTGGCGGAAGGGAAAATTCCTTACACCATCGCCAATAGTATTGATGTGGCTGCGGCACAACAAATTCGCCCTAACTTAGCGATTGCATTTGACCTAACAGATGAAATGACCGTGCATTGGTATCTCTCCAATAAATCCTATAATGAGCTACAAGCAGGCTTGTTAGATTTTATGAATAATGCCATTGAAACAGGATTAATTGATCGCATTGAGGAAAAATATTTCCGTCACATTACCACCTTTGATTATGTGGATACTCAGGCTTATTTAGAGGCCGTAGAAAAAATTCTACCCCAATATCAACCGCTCTTTGAAAAATACAAAGGGAATTTAGACTGGCGATTATTAGCGGCTATAGCCTACCAAGAATCGCATTGGGATCCTTATGCGACCTCGCCTACAGGTGTACGGGGCATGATGATGCTAACCAAAGATACGGCTGCACGTATGAATATTAATAACCGTACCGATGCCGAACAAAGTATAAAGGCGGGCTCGGAATATTTACATTGGCTACTCAATCAAATGCCTGATAGTATTTCAGAAGAAGATCGAATTTGGTATTCTTTAGCCGCATACAATATGGGCTTAGGACATATTCTAGATGCTCGACGCCTAACTAAAAAGTTAGGAGGAAACCCAGATAACTGGTTAGATGTAAAAAATAATCTTCAACTATTATCGGAAAAACGTCATTATTCTAACTTAAAATATGGCTATGCTCGCGGTTATGAAGCCTACCAATATGTCGAGAATATTCGCCGTTACATGAACAGTATTATGAATTATCATCGTGTTCAAGAAAACCAAGCGACCGCAACAGAATAA
- the nlpI gene encoding lipoprotein NlpI, which translates to MQYFRLFRFLVSLSSLSVILFISGCVQSGNVFVAPNKVVLADQTPNTHFEQEVMITRIGQVLLVGKMSNEERAMLHFERGVLYDSLGLWGLARYDFTQALALQPKMASVYNYLGLYLLLEEDYDSALETFNAVFELDPSYDYTHLNRGLNFYYVERYNLAEDDFMKFYEADTKDPYRVLWLYLNEQKLKPQEAHANLVERAKGLSKDFWGTNIVQYYLGNISVSNLQERATKFAENSQQYAEILTETYFYLAKQKLNIGLVDEAAALFKLAMANQVYNFVEYRFAAFELMKLKPVQIEDEKEKRSAIAKTVVF; encoded by the coding sequence ATGCAGTATTTTCGGTTATTCCGTTTTCTAGTTTCGTTGTCTAGCCTAAGTGTGATTTTATTTATTTCTGGTTGTGTTCAATCGGGAAATGTGTTTGTCGCACCAAATAAAGTTGTGCTAGCGGATCAAACCCCGAATACGCACTTCGAACAAGAAGTGATGATTACCCGAATCGGGCAGGTTTTATTAGTTGGAAAAATGAGTAATGAAGAACGGGCGATGCTTCACTTTGAACGTGGCGTATTATACGACTCCCTCGGTTTATGGGGCCTCGCACGTTATGACTTTACACAAGCCCTTGCATTACAGCCAAAGATGGCTTCTGTTTACAATTATTTAGGGCTTTACTTACTGCTTGAAGAAGATTACGACAGTGCATTAGAAACCTTTAATGCGGTGTTTGAATTGGATCCAAGTTATGACTATACCCACCTTAATCGTGGTTTAAATTTTTATTACGTCGAACGCTATAATCTTGCTGAAGACGATTTTATGAAGTTTTATGAAGCCGATACCAAAGATCCCTATCGCGTACTCTGGCTCTATTTGAACGAACAAAAATTAAAACCACAAGAAGCCCATGCCAACCTTGTTGAACGAGCGAAAGGGCTATCTAAGGACTTCTGGGGAACAAATATCGTTCAATACTATTTAGGTAATATTTCCGTGAGTAATTTGCAAGAGCGGGCAACCAAATTTGCAGAAAACTCGCAACAATATGCAGAAATATTAACCGAAACCTATTTTTATCTAGCAAAACAAAAACTCAATATAGGGCTAGTAGATGAGGCTGCAGCCCTATTTAAACTAGCTATGGCAAATCAAGTTTATAACTTTGTTGAGTATCGTTTTGCCGCATTTGAACTAATGAAATTAAAACCTGTTCAAATAGAAGACGAAAAAGAAAAAAGAAGTGCGATCGCAAAAACGGTTGTTTTTTAG
- the pnp gene encoding polyribonucleotide nucleotidyltransferase has translation MNPIVKQFKYGQHTVTLETGAIARQATAAVMASMDDTTVFVTVVAKKDVKEGQDFFPLTVNYQERTYAAGKIPGGFFKREGRPSEGETLIARLIDRPIRPLFPEGFFNEIQVVATVVSVNPQISPDLVAMIGASAALTLSGVPFNGPIGAARVGFIDNQFVLNPTMAEQKQSRLDLVVAGTDKAVLMVESEADILTEEQMLAAVVFGHQQQQVVVEAIKEFAKEAGKPRWDWVAPQPNTDLINKVKAIAEARLGDAYRITEKQARYEQIDAIKADVIAQITAEDEEISEGKIVDIFTALESQIVRGRIIAGEPRIDGRTVDTIRALDICTGVLPRTHGSAIFTRGETQALAVATLGTERDAQIIDELTGERQDHFLFHYNFPPYSVGETGMIGSPKRREIGHGRLAKRGVAAVMPSLAEFPYVVRVVSEITESNGSSSMASVCGASLALMDAGVPIKAAVAGIAMGLVKEEEKFVVLSDILGDEDHLGDMDFKVAGTREGVTALQMDIKIEGITPEIMQIALNQAKGARMHILGVMEQAIPAPRADISDYAPRIHTMKIDPKKIKDVIGKGGATIRALTEETGTSIDIDDDGTVKIAAVDSSAAKNVMARIEEIVAEVEAGAIYKGKVTRLADFGAFVAIVGNKEGLVHISQIAEERVEKVSDYLQVGQEVTVKVVEIDRQGRIRLTMKDLAPKQETEVESAPAENISEEQE, from the coding sequence GTGAATCCAATTGTTAAACAATTTAAATACGGTCAACATACCGTTACTCTAGAAACCGGCGCAATTGCACGTCAAGCAACGGCTGCGGTTATGGCAAGCATGGACGATACCACGGTATTCGTGACTGTTGTTGCTAAAAAAGATGTGAAAGAAGGTCAAGACTTCTTCCCATTAACCGTAAACTACCAAGAGCGTACTTATGCAGCAGGTAAAATCCCTGGTGGTTTCTTCAAACGTGAAGGGCGTCCATCTGAAGGCGAAACCTTAATTGCACGTTTAATCGACCGTCCAATTCGCCCATTATTCCCAGAAGGTTTCTTCAACGAAATACAAGTTGTGGCAACTGTGGTTTCTGTAAACCCACAAATCAGCCCAGACTTAGTAGCAATGATTGGTGCTTCTGCAGCATTAACCTTATCTGGTGTACCTTTCAACGGCCCTATCGGTGCAGCGCGCGTTGGTTTTATCGACAACCAATTCGTATTAAACCCAACTATGGCTGAACAAAAACAAAGCCGTTTAGACTTAGTGGTTGCAGGTACTGACAAAGCTGTATTAATGGTTGAATCTGAAGCTGACATTTTAACTGAAGAACAAATGTTAGCGGCGGTCGTATTCGGTCATCAACAACAACAAGTTGTAGTTGAAGCAATCAAAGAGTTTGCGAAAGAAGCCGGTAAACCACGTTGGGATTGGGTTGCGCCACAACCAAACACAGATTTAATCAACAAAGTAAAAGCGATTGCTGAAGCACGTTTAGGCGATGCATACCGCATTACTGAAAAACAGGCACGTTACGAACAAATCGATGCGATTAAAGCGGATGTGATTGCACAAATCACAGCTGAAGATGAAGAAATCAGCGAAGGTAAAATCGTGGATATTTTCACCGCACTTGAAAGCCAAATCGTTCGTGGTCGTATCATTGCCGGTGAACCACGTATTGATGGCCGTACTGTTGATACCATTCGTGCATTAGACATTTGTACTGGTGTATTACCACGTACTCACGGTTCTGCAATTTTTACCCGTGGTGAAACGCAAGCATTAGCCGTTGCAACATTAGGTACTGAACGTGATGCACAAATCATTGATGAATTAACAGGTGAACGTCAAGATCACTTCTTATTCCACTACAACTTCCCTCCATACTCTGTAGGTGAAACCGGTATGATTGGCTCACCAAAACGTCGTGAAATCGGTCACGGTCGTTTAGCAAAACGCGGTGTCGCTGCGGTTATGCCAAGCCTTGCAGAATTCCCGTATGTCGTGCGTGTTGTATCTGAAATCACCGAATCTAACGGTTCTTCTTCTATGGCTTCTGTATGTGGTGCGTCTTTAGCATTAATGGATGCAGGTGTACCAATCAAAGCCGCTGTTGCAGGTATCGCAATGGGCTTAGTGAAAGAAGAAGAGAAATTCGTGGTGCTTTCAGATATCTTAGGTGATGAAGACCACTTAGGTGATATGGACTTTAAAGTGGCTGGTACACGTGAAGGTGTAACTGCACTTCAAATGGACATCAAAATTGAAGGTATCACCCCTGAAATTATGCAAATTGCATTAAACCAAGCAAAAGGTGCGCGTATGCACATTCTTGGCGTAATGGAACAAGCAATCCCTGCACCACGTGCAGATATTTCTGACTACGCACCGCGTATTCACACCATGAAAATTGATCCTAAGAAAATCAAAGATGTTATCGGTAAAGGTGGTGCAACTATCCGTGCATTAACTGAAGAAACTGGTACTTCTATCGATATCGATGATGATGGTACAGTGAAAATCGCTGCGGTAGATAGCAGTGCAGCGAAAAACGTGATGGCACGTATCGAAGAAATTGTTGCTGAAGTTGAAGCGGGCGCAATTTACAAAGGTAAAGTGACACGTCTTGCTGACTTCGGTGCATTCGTTGCTATCGTAGGAAATAAAGAAGGTTTAGTTCATATTTCTCAAATCGCAGAAGAACGCGTAGAGAAAGTGAGTGATTATCTTCAAGTAGGTCAAGAAGTGACGGTTAAAGTGGTTGAAATCGATCGCCAAGGTCGTATCCGCTTAACCATGAAAGATCTTGCACCAAAACAAGAAACTGAAGTAGAATCTGCACCAGCAGAAAACATTTCAGAAGAACAAGAATAA
- a CDS encoding DEAD/DEAH box helicase yields the protein MTDKITFNDLGLPEFILKAVSDLGFETPSPIQQACIPALLEGRDVLGMAQTGSGKTAAFSLPILAKIDPAAKHPQLLVMAPTRELAIQVADACEHFMKYAKGINIVTLYGGQRYDIQLRALKQGAQVVVGTPGRILDHIRRNTLDLSELKAIVLDEADEMLRMGFIDDVETVMAELPEEHQTALFSATMPEPIRRITKRFMNNPQEVKIKVNNDNAPDIEQNCWYVQGFRKNDALLRFLEVEDFDAAIIFTRTKTGTLDVTELLEKHGFRAAALNGDMTQQLREQTLDRLRNGSLDIVVATDVAARGIDIERISLVVNYDIPLDAESYVHRIGRTGRAGRSGRALLFVEPRERRLLRNIEHLMKKPINEVELPNHEVLQACRRKKFQDKITKQLEHHDLEMYRSLLEDLFTADQDQEDIAAAMLMLLQGKQKLILPPDPPMDKRRRDRNDRADRRENPRSAERRGERKGYGTPQPMDLYRIEVGRTDGVEVRHIVGAIANEGDINSRYIGHIKLYDDYSTVELPQGLPKELLQQFGKTRVLNKQMQMSFMGAAQSDSGRGGNDFGGKGRRDGRRHERGERGQDRFRSERNGERRQRKFNDKNDRTFNERSRRDRQR from the coding sequence ATGACTGACAAAATCACTTTTAATGATTTAGGCTTGCCTGAATTCATTCTAAAAGCCGTTTCTGACCTTGGTTTTGAAACACCTTCGCCAATCCAACAAGCTTGTATTCCTGCTCTTCTAGAAGGCAGAGATGTACTTGGTATGGCACAAACCGGTAGTGGTAAAACTGCCGCATTCTCGTTACCTATTTTGGCTAAAATTGATCCCGCCGCAAAACATCCACAATTATTGGTGATGGCACCAACACGTGAACTTGCCATTCAAGTTGCCGATGCTTGCGAACACTTCATGAAATATGCCAAAGGTATCAATATTGTGACTCTTTATGGTGGTCAACGCTATGACATCCAATTACGTGCATTAAAACAAGGTGCACAAGTTGTTGTAGGTACACCAGGTCGTATTTTGGATCACATCCGTCGTAACACATTAGATCTATCTGAATTAAAAGCAATCGTACTTGATGAAGCAGATGAAATGCTTCGTATGGGCTTTATTGATGATGTAGAAACCGTTATGGCTGAATTACCAGAAGAGCACCAAACTGCCCTTTTCTCTGCAACCATGCCTGAGCCAATTCGTCGTATCACAAAACGCTTCATGAATAATCCGCAAGAAGTGAAAATTAAAGTAAATAACGATAATGCGCCTGATATTGAGCAAAATTGTTGGTATGTTCAAGGTTTCCGTAAAAATGATGCATTATTACGCTTCTTAGAAGTGGAAGATTTTGATGCGGCTATCATTTTTACCCGTACTAAAACAGGCACACTTGATGTGACTGAATTATTAGAAAAACACGGTTTCCGTGCTGCAGCTTTAAACGGTGATATGACACAACAATTACGTGAACAAACCTTAGATCGCTTACGTAATGGTAGCCTTGATATTGTGGTTGCAACTGATGTTGCTGCGCGCGGTATCGATATTGAACGAATCAGTCTTGTGGTGAACTATGACATCCCACTTGATGCAGAGTCGTACGTTCACCGTATCGGCCGTACTGGTCGTGCTGGTCGTTCTGGTCGTGCATTGTTATTCGTTGAACCACGTGAACGCCGTTTACTTCGTAACATCGAACACTTGATGAAAAAACCAATCAATGAAGTTGAATTGCCAAATCATGAAGTGTTGCAAGCCTGTCGTCGTAAGAAATTCCAAGACAAGATTACCAAACAATTGGAACATCACGATCTGGAAATGTATCGTAGCCTATTGGAAGATTTATTCACGGCAGATCAGGATCAAGAAGATATTGCAGCAGCCATGTTGATGTTGCTTCAAGGTAAACAAAAACTGATTCTTCCACCTGACCCACCAATGGATAAGCGTCGTCGTGACCGTAATGATCGCGCTGATCGTCGTGAAAACCCACGTTCAGCTGAACGTCGTGGTGAGCGTAAAGGCTATGGCACCCCACAACCGATGGATTTATATCGTATCGAAGTAGGTCGTACAGATGGTGTAGAAGTGCGTCATATCGTAGGCGCTATCGCAAATGAAGGTGATATTAACAGTCGTTATATTGGTCATATCAAACTTTATGATGATTACTCTACTGTTGAATTACCACAAGGCCTGCCGAAAGAATTACTTCAACAATTCGGTAAAACTCGCGTTTTAAACAAACAAATGCAAATGAGCTTTATGGGTGCGGCACAATCAGACAGTGGACGTGGTGGTAACGATTTTGGTGGGAAAGGCCGTCGTGATGGTCGACGTCATGAGCGCGGAGAGCGTGGCCAAGATCGCTTCCGTAGTGAGCGTAATGGTGAACGTCGTCAGCGTAAATTTAACGATAAAAACGACCGCACTTTTAATGAACGAAGTCGCCGAGATCGCCAACGTTAA
- the hpf gene encoding ribosome hibernation-promoting factor, HPF/YfiA family: protein MTLNITSKQMDITPAIREHVEGRLAKLEKWHTQLISPHFVLSKVPNGFSVEASIGTPLGNLLATATADDMYKAINEVEEKLERQLNKLQHKGESRRAEERLKDSFEK, encoded by the coding sequence ATGACACTCAATATCACAAGTAAACAAATGGATATCACCCCTGCAATTCGTGAACATGTGGAGGGAAGACTTGCAAAATTAGAGAAATGGCACACTCAACTGATTAGTCCGCACTTTGTTTTAAGTAAAGTACCAAACGGCTTTTCTGTAGAGGCTTCAATTGGAACCCCATTAGGTAATCTGCTTGCGACTGCAACCGCTGATGATATGTATAAAGCCATTAATGAAGTAGAAGAGAAATTGGAGCGTCAATTGAATAAACTTCAACATAAAGGTGAATCCCGTCGAGCAGAAGAACGTTTGAAAGATTCTTTTGAAAAATAA
- a CDS encoding TonB-dependent hemoglobin/transferrin/lactoferrin family receptor translates to MTHKFLLSLGAFCVAFTLQAYAEEQTTLDTITVNANASEVKANQIKKTRKAIQEELVSDNYDLVRYATDVGISDNGRRNKGFAMRGVEGNRVGISIDGVNLPESEENSLYARYGNFNSSRLSIDPELVQGIDIMRGADSFNAGSGSLGGSVNYRTLGADDIILPNKKWGVLLKNGYASKNSEWTHTLGVAYKDDKFDATLLYSYRNGHEMKSRGKGQDILGNARGIPDPSHHKNHSYLAKVGYFITQTQRVSASFNAQKANNFVDEKSYQLAGLWRESDDISKRYNANVAYEYFPENSRWLSYLKTELDFQKTNIGSKNYKGGHRYNSDFSAYIGKDLIEIQDTSMNSRFMRASLRADFMPWESRFGSHQFTLRTGISQKDFDNRNDHEYPNVGANGSSAKDSESIQHPVRTRSFFAQLQDHVMWNDIFSSQLGIRYDWDELVPQDLKAFCRACSRKPASNTFQSLSGSFGLEAQLNDIWKIGYNISTGFRIPTASEMYFSFEHPAGNWRPNPDLKAEQALNQSIYIQAEYQLGTFGLNFYHTHYKNFLTEQESTYKKRNPYYNAYSASYGQQAYYTTIAQQAINIDQARISGIEFTSKVNLDQIISVIPQGWKFTANLGYAKGKLSGTEASLLSIQPIKVILGIGYEDPNDRWGVNVKASYLGAKKAKDAQIVQYSTNFVREVKTYPYLNNSAVLFDLYGFYKINQNITLRAGLYNLFNRKYHTWDTLRGINKISTTDSVDKEGKGLERFYAPGRNFAASVEIRF, encoded by the coding sequence ATGACTCATAAATTTCTCCTTTCTTTAGGTGCATTCTGTGTAGCCTTCACTTTACAAGCTTACGCAGAAGAACAAACAACATTAGATACAATTACTGTTAATGCTAATGCCTCTGAAGTCAAAGCAAATCAAATAAAAAAGACACGTAAAGCCATCCAAGAAGAACTTGTTTCTGATAACTATGACTTAGTACGTTATGCTACTGATGTCGGTATTAGCGATAATGGCCGTCGTAATAAAGGTTTTGCAATGCGTGGTGTTGAAGGGAATCGAGTGGGCATCAGTATTGATGGCGTTAATTTGCCCGAATCAGAAGAAAACTCACTTTATGCACGTTATGGTAACTTTAATAGCTCACGATTAAGTATTGACCCTGAATTAGTACAAGGTATTGATATTATGCGTGGTGCCGATTCTTTCAATGCGGGAAGTGGTTCTTTAGGTGGTTCTGTAAACTACCGCACGTTGGGTGCTGATGATATTATTCTACCAAATAAAAAATGGGGTGTATTGCTTAAAAACGGTTATGCGAGTAAAAATAGCGAATGGACACACACTTTAGGTGTGGCTTATAAAGATGACAAATTTGATGCAACTTTGCTCTATTCCTACCGCAATGGGCATGAAATGAAAAGTAGAGGAAAGGGACAAGATATTTTAGGTAATGCTCGAGGTATTCCTGATCCATCCCATCATAAAAATCATAGCTACTTAGCTAAAGTTGGCTATTTTATTACTCAGACACAACGTGTAAGTGCATCATTTAACGCTCAAAAAGCAAATAATTTTGTTGATGAAAAGTCTTATCAACTTGCAGGGCTTTGGCGGGAGTCGGATGATATTAGTAAACGATATAATGCAAATGTTGCTTACGAATATTTTCCAGAAAATAGCCGCTGGTTAAGTTACCTAAAGACCGAACTAGATTTTCAAAAAACCAATATTGGCTCAAAAAATTATAAGGGTGGACATCGCTATAATTCTGATTTTAGTGCATACATAGGAAAAGATTTAATTGAAATCCAGGACACGAGTATGAATAGCCGTTTTATGCGAGCTTCTCTACGAGCAGATTTCATGCCATGGGAAAGTCGCTTCGGTAGTCATCAATTTACGCTAAGAACGGGTATTTCACAAAAAGATTTTGATAATCGCAATGATCATGAATATCCCAATGTAGGTGCCAATGGTAGTAGTGCTAAAGATAGTGAATCTATTCAACATCCAGTCAGAACCCGTTCATTTTTCGCTCAATTACAAGATCATGTCATGTGGAATGATATTTTTTCTAGTCAATTAGGTATTCGTTATGACTGGGATGAATTAGTACCGCAAGATTTAAAAGCCTTTTGCCGAGCTTGTAGCCGTAAACCCGCATCAAATACCTTTCAAAGTTTAAGTGGCTCGTTTGGATTAGAGGCTCAGCTTAATGATATTTGGAAGATCGGCTATAACATTTCTACTGGCTTTCGCATTCCAACCGCTTCAGAAATGTACTTCTCTTTTGAACATCCTGCTGGTAACTGGAGACCAAACCCTGATTTAAAAGCTGAACAAGCATTAAATCAATCTATCTATATCCAAGCAGAGTATCAATTAGGTACATTTGGGCTGAATTTTTATCACACACATTATAAAAATTTCTTAACTGAGCAAGAGTCAACTTATAAAAAACGTAACCCGTATTACAATGCCTATAGTGCAAGTTATGGTCAACAAGCTTATTACACAACGATTGCCCAACAAGCTATAAACATTGATCAAGCGCGTATCTCTGGTATTGAATTCACGAGTAAAGTTAATTTAGATCAGATTATTTCTGTAATTCCACAAGGTTGGAAATTTACAGCAAATCTCGGTTATGCAAAAGGGAAACTAAGTGGTACTGAGGCTAGCCTACTTTCTATCCAACCAATCAAAGTAATTTTAGGAATTGGCTATGAAGATCCAAATGATCGCTGGGGAGTTAACGTCAAAGCGAGTTATCTTGGTGCTAAAAAAGCTAAAGATGCCCAAATAGTACAATATTCAACTAACTTTGTTAGAGAAGTAAAAACTTACCCTTATCTTAATAATTCGGCAGTATTATTTGATTTGTATGGTTTCTATAAAATCAATCAAAATATTACACTCCGAGCAGGACTTTATAACTTATTTAATCGCAAATATCACACTTGGGATACCCTACGTGGTATTAACAAAATAAGTACGACTGATTCTGTTGATAAAGAAGGGAAAGGTTTAGAGCGTTTTTATGCACCAGGGCGTAATTTCGCAGCATCTGTTGAAATTCGTTTTTAA